A genomic segment from Nicotiana sylvestris chromosome 1, ASM39365v2, whole genome shotgun sequence encodes:
- the LOC104247616 gene encoding uncharacterized protein, with the protein MATATAPGSSLTAAPGGPVITPPGIANHPSHSHCSDDEIKQCKNLPHVCPKFCPNGCITECRSCKPICIDGPTPPPYTPPSPTTSPKKVKCKNKSYPKCYNQQHTCPTTCPGTCQVDCVSCKPVCSCDTPGAVCQDPRFVGADGITFYFHGKKDKDFCLVSDSNLHINAHFIGKRNENMKRDFTWVQSIGILYGTHKISVGALKTATWDNANDRLFLNIDDETIVLPDNEGARWESKTGPIASITRTSNTNEVVIEVENIFKITAKVVPITEKESKVHNYGITQDDCFAHLELGFKFLSLSDGVSGVLGQTYRRNYVSRVKMGALMPVMGGDKDFAASGLFEADCSVAKFQAENSWNEDLLNLELPSLRCNSGIYGRGVVCKR; encoded by the exons ATGGCTACGGCCACAGCCCCTGGAAGTTCTTTAACTGCTGCCCCCGGTGGCCCGGTAATTACTCCACCTGGGATTGCTAACCATCCCAGCCATTCTCATTGCTCTGATGATGAAATCAAGCAATGCAAAAATCTACCTCATGTTTGTCCCAAATTCTGTCCTAATGGCTGCATAACTGAGTGTCGTTCTTGCAAACCTATTTGCATTGATGGCCCAACCCCACCTCCCTACACCCCTCCGAGTCCAACTACATCTCCAAAGAAGGTTAAGTGCAAGAACAAGAGTTACCCAAAATGTTATAATCAACAACATACATGCCCTACCACTTGCCCTGGCACTTGTCAAGTTGATTGTGTCTCTTGCAAACCTGTTTGCA GTTGTGACACTCCAGGAGCAGTTTGCCAAGATCCACGTTTCGTTGGAGCAGATGGGATTACCTTCTATTTCCATGGCAAGAAGGACAAAGATTTTTGCCTGGTCTCAGACTCTAACCTCCACATCAACGCCCATTTCATAGGAAAAAGAAATGAGAACATGAAAAGAGACTTTACATGGGTTCAATCCATTGGTATCCTTTATGGTACTCACAAGATTTCTGTTGGAGCACTTAAGACAGCAACATGGGATAATGCCAATGATCGTCTCTTCCTCAACATTGACGATGAAACTATTGTTCTTCCCGACAACGAAGGCGCAAG GTGGGAGTCAAAAACTGGACCAATAGCCTCGATTACTCGAACAAGCAACACCAACGAAGTTGTGATCGAAGTTGAAAACATATTCAAGATTACAGCCAAGGTGGTGCCAATTACAGAGAAAGAATCCAAAGTTCATAACTATGGCATAACACAAGACGATTGCTTTGCTCATCTTGAGCTTGGATTCAAGTTTTTATCACTTAGTGATGGAGTGAGTGGTGTTTTGGGCCAGACTTATAGAAGGAACTACGTGAGCAGAGTTAAGATGGGTGCTTTGATGCCTGTAATGGGAGGTGACAAAGACTTTGCAGCTTCAGGACTTTTTGAGGCTGATTGCTCTGTAGCTAAGTTTCAAGCAGAAAATTCTTGGAATGAGGATTTGTTGAATTTGGAGCTGCCTAGCTTGAGGTGCAACAGTGGAATTTATGGACGTGGAGTTGTGTGCAAGCGCTAG